A region of Triplophysa rosa linkage group LG16, Trosa_1v2, whole genome shotgun sequence DNA encodes the following proteins:
- the il11b gene encoding interleukin-11 isoform X2 produces MKLFPDITLPLIFFMSLVELFGFTTARPTSTAQGREGLKKLQHDMRQLSKLLTHGVDVSEMMQDFERDLTSLPTLSYSAKDLKSLEVSSTLSELYSGLKSFLFHLDWLQHKQEQLETEFSKTKKIAHHMKSISLKVLREIGTAPSEPIYPTLPPLNSYWNMYQATMEIYKKLYLFCDWYSRALGVLKHRR; encoded by the exons ATGAAAc TGTTTCCCGACATCACCCTTCCCCTGATCTTCTTCATGTCTTTGGTTGAGCTCTTTGGCTTCACTACGGCCCGTCCCACTTCGACCGCACAAGGAAGAGAAGGTCTGAAAAAACTGCAGCATGATATGCGCCAGCTGTCGAAATTGTTAACTCATGGAGTC GATGTGTCAGAGATGATGCAAGACTTTGAACGTGACCTCACCTCACTGCCCACGCTGAGCTACAGCGCAAAAGACCTGAAATCACTCGAG GTGAGCAGCACTTTATCCGAGCTGTACTCTGGTCTTAAATCCTTTCTGTTTCATCTCGACTGGCTGCAACATAAACAGGAACAATTAGAGACTGAGTTTTCTAAGACGAAAAAGATTGCTCATCATATGAAGAGCATCAGCCTCAAGGTGCTCAGAGAG ATTGGAACCGCACCTTCTGAGCCTATCTACCCTACCCTGCCTCCTCTCAATTCATACTGGAATATGTACCAGGCCACTATGGAAATCTATaagaaactttatttattttgtgactGGTACTCTAGAGCTCTCGGAGTTCTGAAGCATAGACGATAA
- the il11b gene encoding interleukin-11 isoform X3, whose protein sequence is MSLVELFGFTTARPTSTAQGREGLKKLQHDMRQLSKLLTHGVDVSEMMQDFERDLTSLPTLSYSAKDLKSLEVSSTLSELYSGLKSFLFHLDWLQHKQEQLETEFSKTKKIAHHMKSISLKVLREIGTAPSEPIYPTLPPLNSYWNMYQATMEIYKKLYLFCDWYSRALGVLKHRR, encoded by the exons ATGTCTTTGGTTGAGCTCTTTGGCTTCACTACGGCCCGTCCCACTTCGACCGCACAAGGAAGAGAAGGTCTGAAAAAACTGCAGCATGATATGCGCCAGCTGTCGAAATTGTTAACTCATGGAGTC GATGTGTCAGAGATGATGCAAGACTTTGAACGTGACCTCACCTCACTGCCCACGCTGAGCTACAGCGCAAAAGACCTGAAATCACTCGAG GTGAGCAGCACTTTATCCGAGCTGTACTCTGGTCTTAAATCCTTTCTGTTTCATCTCGACTGGCTGCAACATAAACAGGAACAATTAGAGACTGAGTTTTCTAAGACGAAAAAGATTGCTCATCATATGAAGAGCATCAGCCTCAAGGTGCTCAGAGAG ATTGGAACCGCACCTTCTGAGCCTATCTACCCTACCCTGCCTCCTCTCAATTCATACTGGAATATGTACCAGGCCACTATGGAAATCTATaagaaactttatttattttgtgactGGTACTCTAGAGCTCTCGGAGTTCTGAAGCATAGACGATAA
- the il11b gene encoding interleukin-11 isoform X1 has product MRVIFLSFLLTVFPDITLPLIFFMSLVELFGFTTARPTSTAQGREGLKKLQHDMRQLSKLLTHGVDVSEMMQDFERDLTSLPTLSYSAKDLKSLEVSSTLSELYSGLKSFLFHLDWLQHKQEQLETEFSKTKKIAHHMKSISLKVLREIGTAPSEPIYPTLPPLNSYWNMYQATMEIYKKLYLFCDWYSRALGVLKHRR; this is encoded by the exons ATGAGAgtcatctttctttcttttttgctgACAGTGTTTCCCGACATCACCCTTCCCCTGATCTTCTTCATGTCTTTGGTTGAGCTCTTTGGCTTCACTACGGCCCGTCCCACTTCGACCGCACAAGGAAGAGAAGGTCTGAAAAAACTGCAGCATGATATGCGCCAGCTGTCGAAATTGTTAACTCATGGAGTC GATGTGTCAGAGATGATGCAAGACTTTGAACGTGACCTCACCTCACTGCCCACGCTGAGCTACAGCGCAAAAGACCTGAAATCACTCGAG GTGAGCAGCACTTTATCCGAGCTGTACTCTGGTCTTAAATCCTTTCTGTTTCATCTCGACTGGCTGCAACATAAACAGGAACAATTAGAGACTGAGTTTTCTAAGACGAAAAAGATTGCTCATCATATGAAGAGCATCAGCCTCAAGGTGCTCAGAGAG ATTGGAACCGCACCTTCTGAGCCTATCTACCCTACCCTGCCTCCTCTCAATTCATACTGGAATATGTACCAGGCCACTATGGAAATCTATaagaaactttatttattttgtgactGGTACTCTAGAGCTCTCGGAGTTCTGAAGCATAGACGATAA